From the Solanum pennellii chromosome 4, SPENNV200 genome, one window contains:
- the LOC107017189 gene encoding purine permease 3-like codes for MDNQSSKWRKFILVLNCITLGIGYCGGPLISRLYFLHGGQRIWLSSWLACIGWPIVLIVLIVAYFFRLKTQGSDTNFFCITRQEFTSSAALGILVGLAGYLYAWGPAKLPVSTSTVIYAAQLGFTVVFAFLIVKQKLTSYSVNAVVLLIVGAGTLALRAESDRPEGESTKQYVLGFVMTLLAAASTGLALPLLELIYIKAKKDVTYIMILEIQMILNIFASAFCTVGMIVNKDFQVISREAREFELGKAKYYLVLIWSAIIWQFSTLGIVGVVQYGSSLLCGILIALLLPLTELLGVVLYHETFQVTKGLAIFLSLWGFVSYFYGEMKQNHKKKREEEENPIPQTEMDQTDLSVI; via the exons ATGGATAATCAAAGCAGCAAATGGAGAAAATTTATACTTGTACTCAATTGTATCACTCTTGGCATAGGCTATTGTGGTGGCCCTTTAATCTCACGTCTCTATTTCCTCCACGGTGGCCAAAGAATTTGGCTTTCGAGTTGGCTAGCATGCATTGGATGGCCAATTGTTCTCATTGTTCTCATCGTCGCTTATTTTTTCCGTCTAAAAACtcagggctctgataccaactttttctGTATAACTCGTCAGGAGTTCACATCATCAGCCGCGTTAGGCATTCTAGTCGGTCTAGCTGGTTATCTTTACGCGTGGGGACCCGCGAAACTCCCTGTTTCTACTTCAACCGTTATTTATGCAGCACAACTTGGATTTACAGTAGTATTTGCTTTTCTTATAGTAAAGCAAAAACTGACTTCCTATTCAGTGAATGCGGTTGTTTTATTGATAGTTGGAGCGGGAACTTTAGCGCTACGAGCAGAGAGTGATCGACCAGAAGGCGAGTCAACTAAACAATATGTTTTGGGGTTCGTAATGACACTTTTGGCTGCTGCTTCAACAGGGCTTGCTCTGCCTCTACTTGAGTTGATTTACATAAAGGCTAAAAAAGATGTAACTTACATTATGATTTTGGAGATTCAAATGATACTTAATATTTTTGCTTCTGCTTTTTGCACTGTTGGAATGATTGTTAACAAGGATTTTCAG GTGATTTCGAGGGAGGCAAGGGAATTTGAGCTAGGAAAAGCTAAATATTATTTGGTGCTAATATGGAGTGCTATTATTTGGCAATTTTCGACATTAGGAATCGTTGGAGTAGTCCAATATGGTTCATCATTGCTGTGTGGAATTTTGATTGCTTTGTTACTTCCACTCACTGAATTATTAGGTGTAGTTTTATATCATGAAACATTTCAAGTTACAAAGGGGCTAGCTATATTCCTTTCTCTTTGGGGATTTGTTTCATATTTCTATGGTGAAATGAAACAAAATCACAAGAAGAAGAGGGAGGAAGAAGAGAATCCAATTCCCCAAACAGAAATGGATCAAACTGATCTCTCTGTGATTTaa
- the LOC107017260 gene encoding leucine-rich repeat extensin-like protein 5 produces MSHKRIAMAYAYYSPPPPTMPVNNPKPPPPAVAAPITPPPNLTPSGGGNNMSPSNPPTPPTLPPPLFPSPPSSSNPGSTNAPPPSPPPSPQTPSSPPNTSRSPLSPPQTPSSPPNSSKSPISPPQTPTSPPNTAKSPLAPPQTPSSPPNSSRSPISPPQAPSSPPNSSKSPISPPQAPSSPPSSSKSPISPPQTPSSPPNSSKSPISPPQTPSSPPNNSKIPPSPTSSPSNAAQSPTSSPGPPPSMPPKNSQSPRLAPSPLDGGKVPSPSPSTPYSKLSPPPSALTPLPSPTFPSSTFPPPPSSNSIDVAPPSGGGGKHTTIIAVGVSIGGLFFIAFAIALFYLYKKKKKRVMVPAAASC; encoded by the coding sequence atgtcTCATAAGCGCATTGCAATGGCTTATGCATATTACTCTCCGCCTCCACCTACTATGCCGGTGAATAATCCGAAACCGCCACCTCCGGCGGTGGCAGCACCTATAACCCCACCTCCAAATTTAACTCCTTCCGGAGGTGGTAATAATATGTCACCTTCAAACCCACCCACACCACCAACATTGCCACCACCATTATTTCCTTCGCCTCCATCAAGTTCAAATCCTGGATCAACCAATGCTCCTCCTCCTAGTCCTCCACCATCACCACAAACTCCGAGTTCACCACCAAACACTTCAAGAAGTCCTCTTTCACCCCCACAAACTCCGAGTTCACCACCGAACTCTTCCAAAAGTCCTATTTCACCTCCACAAACTCCGACTTCACCACCAAACACTGCAAAAAGTCCTCTTGCACCCCCACAAACTCCGAGTTCACCACCAAACTCTTCCAGAAGTCCAATTTCACCTCCACAAGCTCCGAGTTCACCTCCAAACTCTTCAAAAAGTCCTATTTCACCTCCACAAGCTCCGAGTTCACCACCAAGCTCTTCCAAAAGTCCCATTTCACCTCCACAAACTCCGAGTTCACCACCAAACTCTTCCAAAAGTCCCATTTCACCTCCACAAACTCCGAGTTCACCACCCAACAATTCCAAGATTCCGCCCTCACCAACTTCTTCACCATCAAATGCCGCACAATCTCCAACTTCATCTCCAGGACCACCACCTTCTATGCCACCAAAAAACTCACAATCGCCAAGGTTGGCACCGTCACCACTAGATGGTGGTAAAGTTCCTTCGCCCTCACCATCAACCCCCTATTCAAAACTAAGTCCACCTCCATCAGCATTAACACCACTTCCCTcaccaacttttccttcaaGTACCTTTCCTCCTCCACCATCAAGTAATAGTATTGATGTTGCCCCACCTTCAGGGGGAGGCGGAAAACACACTACAATTATCGCTGTAGGTGTATCAATCGGGGGTCTTTTCTTCATAGCATTTGCTATTGCTCTCTTTTACttatataagaagaaaaagaagcgTGTCATGGTTCCAGCTGCAGCTTCTTGTTGA
- the LOC107017139 gene encoding 40S ribosomal protein S21-like — MQNDEGQNMDLYIPRKCSATNRLITSKDHASVQLNVGHLDESGRYTGQFTTYALCGFIRAQGDADSALDRLWQKKKAEVGQQ, encoded by the exons ATGCAGAATGACGAGGGACAGAACATGGACCTCTACATCCCGAGGAAGTG CTCTGCCACTAACAGGCTGATCACTTCCAAGGATCATGCATCTGTCCAGCTCAACGTTGGCCATTTAGATGAGTCTGGCCGATACACTGGCCAGTTCACAACTTATGCTCTCTGTGGATTTATTCGTGCCCAG GGTGACGCTGATAGTGCTCTTGATAGGCTCTGGCAAAAGAAAAAAGCTGAAGTTGGACAACAATGA
- the LOC107015886 gene encoding 40S ribosomal protein S21-like, with translation MQNDEGQNMDLYIPRKCSATNRLITSKDHASVQLNVGHLDESGRYTGQFTTYALCGFIRAQGDADSALDRLWQKKKAEVGQQ, from the exons ATGCAGAACGACGAGGGACAAAACATGGACCTTTACATCCCTAGGAAGTG CTCTGCCACTAACAGGCTGATAACTTCCAAGGATCATGCATCTGTTCAGCTCAATGTTGGCCATTTGGATGAGTCTGGCCGATACACTGGCCAGTTCACCACTTATGCTCTCTGTGGATTTATTCGCGCCCAG GGAGACGCCGATAGTGCTCTTGATAGGCTCTGGCAAAAGAAAAAGGCTGAAGTTGGACAACAATGA
- the LOC107015834 gene encoding uncharacterized protein LOC107015834: MLLNSMKMEHHLKSCTRNKNKMLTIKFITISCFTLFLVVILFHIQYSSPFDFSLSARSQTRRASLYQENYSNVIEMMTAKLKHSVTFLPLQDFRFRETATTGHTWFMSSLNDTREENEAEYLYFPSKASRGRLLCFKGRDMKDGTKNSYALAWRESLPDSAILLEGLTFVSYTYYDHTNLWHGLCAVAPFVRWSMKNECLKPERWVLFHWGELRVRMGSWIQQLMQTNFGEVKVERFDRGDNVPYCFEKAVVMRHEMSQMGQENKLKTFDLLRCKARSYCGINPAGKGREINERGVPIIRLTLLMRRGSRSFKNATVVTDIFSKECARVEGCIMHVVQSDDLSFCDQVKVLTNTDIVASPCGAQLTNMLFMDRKSSVMEFYPKGWLEYAGSGQYAYHWMANQSGMKHQGAWWDPIGEECPSPQDQRQCFSYHKDGMVGHNETYFAEWARRVIDQVRLMKQEQASADQANKQQHDSKACVC; this comes from the exons ATGCTTCTTAACTCAATGAAAATGGAACATCATCTCAAGTCATGCACTCGAAATAAGAACAAAATGTTAACAATCAAATTCATCACTATCTCCTGTTTCACCTTGTTTCTAGTTGTGATCCTTTTCCATATCCAATATTCATCCCCTTTTGATTTCTCCTTATCAGCAAGGTCCCAGACTCGACGAGCTTCTCTTTACCAAGAGAATTACTCTAATGTCATTGAAATGATGACTGCAAAACTCAAACATTCTGTCACTTTCCTCCCACTCCAAGACTTCAGATTTAGAGAAACAGCTACAACAGGACACACTTGGTTTATGAGCTCTTTGAACGATACACGCGAGGAAAATGAAGCAGAATACTTGTATTTCCCTTCTAAGGCATCTAGAGGACGGCTTCTTTGCTTCAAGGGACGGGATATGAAGGATGGAACGAAGAATTCATATGCTTTGGCATGGAGAGAAAGTCTTCCAGACTCTGCTATTCTATTGGAAGGACTAACATTTGTATCGTATACATATTATGATCACACAAATTTGTGGCATGGGTTATGTGCAGTGGCTCCTTTTGTAAGATGgtcaatgaaaaatgaatgtttGAAGCCAGAAAGATGGGTGCTATTCCATTGGGGAGAACTGAGAGTAAGAATGGGATCATGGATTCAACAACTTATGCAAACGAATTTCGGTGAAGTTAAGGTGGAAAGATTTGACAGAGGAGATAATGTACCTTATTGTTTTGAGAAAGCTGTTGTTATGAGGCATGAGATGAGTCAAATGGGGCAGGAGAATAAGCTGAAGACATTCGACTTGTTGCGTTGCAAGGCTAGGAGTTACTGTGGCATTAATCCTGCAGGCAAAGGTAGAGAGATTAATGAAAGAGGAGTTCCGATTATAAGACTTACTCTCCTGATGAGAAGAGGTTCGCGGTCATTCAAGAATGCAACTGTTGTGACTGATATATTTTCAAAGGAATGTGCCCGCGTTGAAGGCTGCATTATGCACGTAGTTCAGTCAGACGATCTATCTTTCTGCGACCAG GTGAAAGTGCTGACCAATACAGACATTGTTGCATCTCCATGTGGAGCACAGTTAACAAATATGCTCTTCATGGACCGCAAGAGCAGTGTGATGGAATTCTACCCGAAAGGATGGTTAGAGTATGCTGGCTCAGGCCAATATGCTTACCACTGGATGGCAAATCAATCTGGGATGAAACATCAGGGTGCATGGTGGGATCCAATAGGCGAGGAGTGTCCATCCCCTCAAGATCAGAGGCAGTGTTTTTCATATCATAAAGATGGCATGGTTGGACACAACGAGACCTATTTTGCAGAATGGGCTAGAAGAGTCATCGATCAAGTAAGGCTAATGAAGCAGGAGCAAGCCTCTGCAGATCAAGCAAACAAGCAACAACATGATTCAAAAGCATGTGTTTGCTAG
- the LOC107015835 gene encoding uncharacterized protein LOC107015835, translating into MVMEDHLKLCTQSKRKCFSTKFISIFVSSLFLVIILFQIQYSSPFEFSLSARPQRWGFLSQENYSGVIETMTEELKTSVTFLPLIDLRFRETATTGHTWFMSSLNDTLEENETEHLYFPSKASKGRLLCFKGRDTRDGTKNLYALAWRGSLPESAILLEGLSFVSDTYYNHENLWHGICAMTPLVRWSMKNECLKPARWVLFHWGELRLKMGSWLQQLMQASFGEVKVEGFHRGDVPYCFEKAIVMRHDLGQITRENKLKVSDHLRCKARSYCGLNPAGKGTETNERGFPIIRLTLLMRRGSRSFKNATAVSDIFAKECARVEGCILHIVQSEDLSFCDQVKVLTNTDIVASPHGAQLTNMLFMDRESSVMEFFPKGWLENAGVGQYAHHWMADQSGMKHQGAWWDPIGKDCPSPQDHLQCFLFHKDGMVGHNETYFAEWARRVIDQVRLSKVGQPSEDQAKQQHDSKACTC; encoded by the exons ATGGTAATGGAAGATCATCTCAAGTTATGCACACAAAGCAAGAGAAAATGCTTCTCCACAAAATTCATCAGTATCTTTGTTTCCTCCTTGTTCCTGGTTATCATCCTTTTCCAAATCCAGTATTCATCCCCTTTTGAGTTCTCTTTATCAGCAAGACCCCAAAGATGGGGTTTTCTTTCTCAAGAAAATTACTCCGGTGTTATCGAGACCATGACTGAAGAACTCAAAACCTCTGTTACTTTCCTCCCCCTTATAGACCTTAGATTTAGAGAAACAGCCACAACTGGCCACACATGGTTTATGAGCTCTTTGAATGACACACTCGAGGAAAATGAGACAGAACACTTGTATTTCCCTTCCAAAGCATCCAAAGGACGCCTTCTTTGCTTTAAAGGAAGGGATACTAGGGATGGAACAAAGAATTTATATGCTTTGGCATGGCGAGGAAGTCTTCCAGAATCTGCTATTCTATTGGAAGGCCTATCATTTGTGTCGGACACATACTACAACCACGAAAATCTGTGGCATGGAATATGTGCGATGACTCCTCTCGTAAGATGGTCAATGAAAAATGAGTGCTTGAAGCCCGCAAGATGGGTGCTATTCCATTGGGGAGAACTGAGATTAAAAATGGGATCTTGGCTTCAACAACTTATGCAAGCTAGTTTTGGTGAAGTCAAGGTGGAAGGATTTCATAGAGGAGATGTACCTTACTGTTTTGAAAAAGCCATTGTCATGAGGCATGATCTAGGCCAAATTACGCGGGAGAACAAGCTGAAGGTGTCCGACCATTTGCGCTGCAAAGCAAGGAGCTATTGTGGCCTTAATCCTGCAGGCAAAGGTACAGAGACGAATGAAAGAGGATTTCCAATTATAAGACTTACACTGTTAATGAGAAGAGGTTCTCGCTCTTTCAAGAATGCAACTGCTGTGAGTGATATATTTGCAAAAGAATGTGCCCGAGTTGAAGGCTGCATTCTGCACATAGTTCAGTCGGAAGATTTATCTTTCTGCGACCAG GTGAAAGTGCTGACCAACACTGACATTGTTGCATCTCCACATGGAGCACAATTAACAAATATGCTCTTCATGGACCGCGAGAGCAGTGTAATGGAGTTCTTCCCAAAAGGATGGTTAGAGAATGCTGGTGTAGGACAATATGCTCACCACTGGATGGCAGATCAATCGGGGATGAAACATCAGGGTGCCTGGTGGGATCCAATAGGCAAAGATTGTCCGTCGCCACAAGATCATCTGCAGTGCTTTCTTTTTCATAAAGATGGCATGGTTGGACATAACGAAACCTATTTTGCAGAATGGGCAAGAAGAGTGATTGATCAGGTTAGGCTAAGCAAGGTGGGGCAACCCTCTGAAGATCAAGCGAAGCAACAACATGATTCAAAAGCATGTACCTGCTAG